From a region of the bacterium (Candidatus Blackallbacteria) CG13_big_fil_rev_8_21_14_2_50_49_14 genome:
- a CDS encoding co-chaperone GroES translates to MAKTFLKPLGDRVVVKVIEGEEKTSGGILLPQTAKEKPQEAEVLAVGPGKLLEDGKRSAMEVREGDRVIFAKYGGTEVKAQGEEYLIISEKDILAIVER, encoded by the coding sequence ATGGCAAAGACATTTCTGAAGCCCCTGGGTGACCGGGTGGTGGTAAAAGTAATCGAAGGTGAAGAAAAAACCAGTGGTGGCATTTTGTTGCCCCAGACCGCTAAAGAAAAACCCCAAGAAGCTGAAGTTCTGGCTGTAGGCCCCGGCAAATTGCTGGAAGACGGCAAACGCTCAGCCATGGAAGTTCGTGAAGGTGACCGTGTCATTTTCGCTAAGTACGGTGGCACAGAAGTCAAAGCTCAGGGTGAAGAATATCTGATTATCTCTGAAAAAGATATTCTCGCAATTGTTGAAAGATAA